CCGCAACCTGCATCGCCTGTTGATCACGGGTGGTTTTCTGGAAGTGCTGCCCGAGCAGGTAACGATTTTGGCGGAAGCGGCGGAGCGCCCGGAAGAGATTGATCTGGCCCGCGCCCAGTCCGCTCACGACCGCGCCGAAAAGCGCTTGCGTTCGGCCGACCCCGAAGTTGACCTGAATCGTGCCACCATTGCGCTGGAGCGCGCGCTCATCCGCATTCAACTCGCCGGCAAATCCTAATCCAATTTCAATATCACATTAACAGAGCTGCGACCGTGAGGGAGCGGTCACGTTTAAAGGGTTGTTGCTGTCCATCCGACGTGACCGCTCTCTTACGGCC
This window of the Acidobacteriota bacterium genome carries:
- a CDS encoding F0F1 ATP synthase subunit epsilon; the protein is MLLRVVTPSRQLLSEPVEELQVPGKAGYLGILPGHAPMLSELRVGELTYRQGRNLHRLLITGGFLEVLPEQVTILAEAAERPEEIDLARAQSAHDRAEKRLRSADPEVDLNRATIALERALIRIQLAGKS